Proteins co-encoded in one Thamnophis elegans isolate rThaEle1 chromosome 1, rThaEle1.pri, whole genome shotgun sequence genomic window:
- the LOC116519630 gene encoding alpha-1-antitrypsin-like: protein MNRIIHLSLALIVFSLVSHGHHDVDHHHNHHDPKAAIKIQHNIDHFAIELYKILAARSDGKNVVFSPCSISIVLSVLLLGTNSNTHAEILKGLDFNMTKIQEDEIHQGFHELLHLLTHSEEDYKLDIGQALFLKEGIQPLQTFLDKIKEFYEAEIQATKFQDPKEAEKQINDYIKERTHGKIAELVKDLNPETVFILTNYIFFRGHWENPFNPEFTREEDFFVDHNTTVKVQMMHRTDWFYYYFDSQLSCTVLQIDYNGTATTFFVLPEANNEKALDASLSVETVNRWAENVHRGIAEVYIPKFSISATYSLKEPLSQLGITEIFTDRADLTGVTGEPLKLSKITHKAVLTVDEAGAEAAGATAAEGVPLSLPPTIRLNQPFLCIVSERTLNTILFVAKISDPTQP, encoded by the exons ATGAACAGAATCATTCATCTGAGCTTGGCCTTGATAGTGTTTTCCCTGGTCAGCCACGGCCACCATGATGTCGATCATCACCACAATCATCATGACCCCAAAGCTGCTATCAAGATCCAACACAATATTGATCATTTTGCAATTGAACTCTACAAAATACTGGCTGCAAGATCAGATGGAAAGAACGTTGTTTTCTCACCCTGCAGCATTTCTATAGTGCTTTCAGTCCTGCTATTAGGGACAAATTCAAACACGCATGCAGAGATTTTAAAGGGCCTTGATTTTAACATGACAAAGATTCAGGAAGATGAGATCCACCAGGGGTTTCATGAACTTCTCCATCTGCTCACACATTCAGAGGAGGATTACAAGCTGGATATCGGACAGGCCCTGTTTTTAAAGGAAGGCATACAACCATTGCAGACATTTTTAGATAAGATTAAGGAATTCTATGAAGCAGAAATCCAAGCCACAAAGTTTCAGGAtccaaaagaagctgaaaaacagATCAATGATTATATAAAGGAAAGAACACATGGGAAAATTGCAGAACTAGTCAAGGATCTTAACCCAGAAACAGTGTTTATTCTCACAAACTACATATTCTTTCGAG gACACTGGGAGAATCCTTTTAATCCAGAGTTCACAAGGGAAGAGGACTTCTTTGTGGATCACAACACAACTGTCAAAGTCCAAATGATGCATAGGACCGATTGGTTTTACTACTATTTTGATAGTCAGCTGTCTTGCACAGTACTGCAGATAGACTACAATGGTACAGCCACCACATTTTTTGTTTTGCCTGAAGCTAATAATGAGAAGGCATTGGATGCGAGTCTGTCAGTAGAAACTGTGAACAGATGGGCAGAAAATGTACACAG GGGTATAGCAGAGGTCTACATTCCCAAGTTTAGCATTTCAGCCACGTACAGCTTAAAGGAACCCCTCTCCCAGCTTGGCATTACTGAAATCTTTACTGATCGTGCCGATCTCACTGGAGTCACAGGGGAGCCTTTAAAACTGTCTAAA ATTACCCACAAGGCTGTGTTGACTGTTGATGAAGCTGGAGCTGAGGCAGCAGGAGCTACTGCTGCAGAAGGAGTTCCTCTGTCATTGCCCCCAACCATTAGATTAAATCAACCTTTTCTATGTATCGTTTCTGAAAGAACGCTCAATACTATATTATTTGTGGCCAAGATAAGCGACCCAACACAGccgtaa